From the Oleiharenicola lentus genome, one window contains:
- a CDS encoding response regulator, which translates to MAEAAPVSRPALLLVEDEAPLAAALSENLSMEYEVEIAGTVEEARLLLSTQKFALILSDHMLPGRAQGLDFLVEALQRQPEAKRILMTGYLNPDLIGRSVSLAQLSACLIKPVDIARLKQELRRALAG; encoded by the coding sequence ATGGCCGAAGCCGCTCCAGTCTCCCGGCCGGCCCTTTTGCTCGTGGAGGACGAGGCGCCGCTGGCGGCCGCGCTCAGCGAAAATCTCAGCATGGAGTATGAGGTGGAAATCGCCGGCACCGTTGAGGAGGCGCGCCTGCTGCTCAGCACACAGAAATTCGCACTGATTCTCTCCGATCACATGCTGCCCGGCCGGGCGCAGGGGCTGGATTTCTTGGTGGAGGCCTTGCAACGTCAGCCGGAGGCGAAACGCATCCTGATGACCGGCTACCTGAACCCCGATTTGATCGGTCGCAGCGTGTCCCTCGCACAGCTCAGCGCCTGTCTCATCAAGCCGGTGGACATCGCGCGATTGAAACAGGAATTGAGGCGGGCGCTCGCCGGTTGA
- the eno gene encoding phosphopyruvate hydratase: MNTSITAITAREIIDSRGNPTVEVDVRLASGHLGRAAVPSGASTGEHEAIELRDGDKKRYLGKGTLKAVANVKSKIAPALIGYDAQDQLGIDRAMLKLDGTSTKSKLGANAILGVSMAVAKASAAALNVPLYKYLGGPNAKVLPVPLMNIMNGGAHSDAPIDFQEFMIVPKNFNSFSEALRAGAEVFHSLKKVLKSKGLQTAVGDEGGFAPNLASTTDALDAIAEAVKGAGYKLGKDIFLALDVASSEFYVKEKKTYVFKKSDGRSFTGDEFVAYYQDLVAKYPIVSIEDGCAEGDWTTWKKLTDAIGDRVQLVGDDLFVTNVEFLKKGIETGTANSILVKVNQIGSLTETFDAIELAQKNKYTTIISHRSGETEDVTIADIAVATNAGQIKTGSASRTDRVAKYNQLLRIEEELGASAIYGGQL; encoded by the coding sequence ATGAACACCAGCATCACTGCCATCACCGCCCGCGAGATCATCGACTCCCGCGGCAATCCCACTGTCGAGGTTGATGTCCGCCTCGCCTCCGGCCACCTCGGCCGCGCCGCCGTGCCTTCCGGCGCCTCCACCGGCGAGCACGAGGCCATCGAGCTCCGCGACGGCGACAAGAAGCGCTACCTCGGCAAGGGCACGCTCAAGGCCGTCGCCAATGTGAAGTCCAAGATCGCCCCCGCGCTCATCGGCTACGACGCGCAGGACCAGCTCGGCATCGACCGTGCGATGCTCAAGCTCGACGGCACCTCCACCAAGTCGAAGCTCGGCGCCAACGCGATCCTCGGCGTCTCCATGGCCGTCGCCAAGGCCTCGGCCGCCGCGCTGAATGTCCCGCTCTACAAATACCTCGGCGGCCCCAACGCCAAGGTGCTCCCCGTGCCGCTCATGAACATCATGAACGGCGGCGCGCACTCGGACGCCCCCATCGACTTCCAGGAGTTCATGATCGTCCCGAAGAACTTCAACTCGTTCTCCGAGGCTCTCCGCGCCGGCGCCGAGGTGTTTCACTCCCTCAAGAAGGTGCTCAAGTCCAAGGGCCTCCAGACCGCCGTCGGCGACGAGGGCGGCTTCGCCCCGAACCTCGCCTCCACCACCGACGCGCTCGACGCCATCGCCGAGGCCGTGAAGGGCGCCGGCTACAAGCTGGGCAAGGACATCTTCCTCGCCCTCGACGTCGCCTCCTCCGAGTTCTACGTGAAGGAGAAGAAGACCTACGTCTTCAAGAAGTCCGACGGCCGCAGCTTCACTGGCGACGAATTCGTCGCCTACTACCAGGACCTCGTCGCCAAATACCCGATCGTCTCGATCGAGGACGGCTGCGCCGAGGGCGACTGGACGACCTGGAAGAAACTCACCGACGCCATCGGCGATCGCGTGCAGCTCGTCGGCGACGATCTCTTCGTCACCAACGTCGAGTTCCTCAAGAAGGGCATCGAGACCGGCACCGCCAACTCGATCCTGGTCAAGGTCAACCAGATCGGCTCCCTGACCGAGACCTTCGACGCCATCGAGCTCGCGCAGAAGAACAAATACACGACCATCATCTCGCACCGCTCGGGTGAGACCGAGGACGTGACCATCGCCGACATCGCCGTTGCGACCAACGCCGGCCAGATCAAGACCGGTTCCGCTTCCCGCACCGACCGCGTCGCGAAATACAACCAGCTCCTCCGCATCGAGGAAGAGCTCGGCGCCTCCGCGATCTACGGCGGCCAGCTGTAA
- a CDS encoding HU family DNA-binding protein: protein MSTNLTKREIVLEIYEKTGFPQKQIQDTVQMTLDIVMDALAAGRNVELRNFGVLEVQVRKARVGRNPNKPETEVVIPERAVVKFKSGKILKQKIKALSLEKLKANPPAPASADGEDDEA from the coding sequence ATGTCCACCAACCTGACAAAACGTGAGATCGTTCTGGAAATCTACGAGAAGACGGGATTTCCGCAGAAGCAAATCCAAGACACGGTGCAGATGACCCTTGATATCGTGATGGATGCGCTGGCCGCCGGCCGGAATGTCGAGCTACGCAATTTCGGCGTGCTCGAGGTTCAGGTTCGCAAGGCCCGCGTCGGCCGCAACCCGAACAAGCCCGAAACCGAGGTCGTCATCCCGGAGCGCGCCGTGGTGAAGTTCAAGTCGGGCAAGATTTTGAAGCAGAAGATCAAGGCGCTGAGCCTCGAGAAGCTGAAGGCCAACCCGCCGGCTCCGGCCTCGGCTGATGGCGAAGACGACGAGGCCTGA
- a CDS encoding DUF2238 domain-containing protein: MDRRLIWFCVLLVPVLAWSAIGPHDRLTWFLEVVPVLIGVPIALAVQGRFPLSLLLLGLLWLHSVILIVGGHYTYARVPLGDWAMEWFGWTRNNYDKIGHFAQGFVPAILAREILLRTSPLGNRGEGKASRWLPFLCGSVCLAFSAFYELIEWWVAEASGAAADDFLGTQGYVWDTQSDMAWALGGAMAALVLLGRLHDRSMRKLRPGA, encoded by the coding sequence ATGGACCGGAGACTTATCTGGTTTTGCGTATTGCTCGTCCCGGTGCTGGCCTGGTCGGCCATCGGGCCGCATGACCGGCTAACTTGGTTTTTGGAAGTTGTGCCGGTGCTGATCGGGGTTCCGATTGCGTTGGCGGTCCAAGGACGGTTTCCGCTCTCGTTACTGCTGCTGGGGCTTCTTTGGCTGCACAGCGTGATCCTGATCGTGGGCGGTCACTACACCTACGCGCGCGTGCCGTTGGGCGACTGGGCGATGGAGTGGTTCGGTTGGACGCGCAACAATTACGACAAGATCGGACACTTCGCGCAGGGCTTCGTGCCGGCGATCCTGGCGCGTGAAATTCTATTGCGGACATCGCCGCTGGGCAACCGGGGTGAGGGCAAGGCCAGCCGGTGGCTGCCCTTTTTATGCGGGAGCGTGTGTCTGGCGTTCAGCGCCTTTTATGAGTTGATCGAATGGTGGGTGGCCGAGGCGAGCGGTGCTGCGGCCGATGACTTTCTGGGCACTCAGGGCTATGTGTGGGACACGCAGTCGGACATGGCCTGGGCTCTGGGTGGGGCGATGGCGGCCTTGGTTTTGCTCGGTCGCTTGCACGATCGGTCCATGCGCAAACTCAGGCCCGGGGCCTGA
- a CDS encoding response regulator encodes MTTPTSATETPKAKLGAVLLVDDEKPLLELYAEALSPYFDVAVATSTKEAGYLLHKRVFKVVVSDHLMPGGNGLSFLVDAREEYPEMQRVLVTGYMKPEMLLRSVNEAALYRYLLKPVSLPELIKTVQEAAKLYDQATAGRA; translated from the coding sequence ATGACCACTCCCACCTCTGCGACCGAGACTCCGAAGGCCAAGCTGGGGGCTGTGCTGCTGGTGGACGACGAGAAGCCCTTGTTGGAACTTTATGCCGAGGCGCTTTCCCCGTATTTTGATGTGGCGGTCGCGACCAGCACCAAGGAGGCCGGTTATCTCCTGCACAAACGAGTATTCAAGGTTGTGGTGAGCGATCATCTCATGCCCGGAGGCAACGGCCTGAGCTTCCTGGTGGACGCGCGCGAGGAATACCCGGAAATGCAGCGGGTCTTGGTAACCGGATACATGAAACCGGAAATGCTCCTGCGCAGTGTGAACGAAGCCGCGCTCTATCGCTACCTGCTCAAACCGGTGTCACTGCCCGAGCTGATCAAGACGGTGCAGGAAGCCGCCAAGCTCTACGATCAGGCGACGGCGGGTCGCGCCTGA
- the rpoN gene encoding RNA polymerase factor sigma-54, with protein sequence MSGPGLNQSFQQRQTQQLMLAPQMRQSLKILQVAALDLRATIQEELQANPTLEEMPMDDVSLEKTTPNNDEGAAPDDDPRAEMDFGKDFQMLEKIGQDWRDHMSDTGGVRQSSSEEEERRQHFYDSLTTETSLQQHLMQQAELADCPPGVLEALRYLVGSLDDRGYLTATLADIALLSTLPLDTVQAASKLLKSFDPPGIGAENLGDCLLTQLQHQGRGKSVAARIVRDHFDLLVRRRIPDLSRKMGLSPEIIQEAVEIIGTLDPAPGRRFADDSNRVVVADVSVEKENGEWQVFLNQDYIPRLRLSSTYKDLIAKGKLSKQEGDYLREKLRSGKFIINAIEQRQRTIERITREIIKHQHEFFEEGVSKLKPLTMTQIADIIGVHETTVSRALANKYIKTPHGVFEMKFFFTSGYQSQAGEAVANTSVKEMIADIIAAEDPGAPRSDQEIVGLLDEKGLKIARRTVAKYREELGLLPSNLRRRYD encoded by the coding sequence ATGAGCGGCCCCGGACTCAACCAGAGCTTCCAGCAGCGGCAGACCCAGCAACTGATGCTGGCGCCGCAGATGCGGCAGTCGCTCAAGATCCTGCAGGTGGCGGCACTCGATCTCCGCGCCACCATCCAGGAGGAGTTGCAGGCCAACCCCACCCTCGAGGAGATGCCGATGGACGACGTCAGCCTCGAGAAGACCACCCCGAACAACGACGAGGGCGCCGCGCCCGACGACGATCCGCGCGCGGAGATGGATTTCGGCAAGGACTTCCAGATGCTCGAAAAAATCGGGCAGGACTGGCGCGACCACATGTCCGACACGGGCGGCGTGCGGCAGAGTTCCAGTGAGGAGGAGGAACGCCGCCAGCACTTCTACGACTCGCTCACCACGGAGACTTCCCTGCAACAGCATCTCATGCAGCAGGCCGAGCTGGCGGACTGCCCGCCGGGGGTGCTGGAGGCGCTGCGCTACCTCGTCGGCAGCCTCGACGACCGCGGCTACCTGACCGCCACGCTCGCCGACATTGCCCTGCTCAGCACCCTGCCCCTCGACACCGTGCAGGCCGCCTCGAAGCTGCTCAAGAGCTTTGACCCGCCGGGCATCGGGGCGGAAAATCTGGGCGACTGCCTGCTGACCCAGCTCCAGCACCAAGGCCGCGGAAAATCTGTTGCCGCCCGTATCGTGCGAGACCACTTCGACCTGCTGGTCCGTCGCCGCATCCCCGATCTCTCCCGCAAGATGGGCTTGTCGCCTGAAATCATCCAGGAAGCCGTCGAGATCATCGGCACGCTCGACCCCGCCCCCGGCCGGCGCTTCGCCGACGACTCCAACCGCGTCGTCGTGGCCGACGTCAGCGTCGAAAAGGAAAATGGCGAGTGGCAGGTTTTCCTCAACCAGGACTACATCCCGCGCCTGCGCCTGAGCAGCACTTACAAGGATCTCATCGCGAAGGGCAAACTTTCCAAGCAGGAGGGCGACTACCTCCGGGAAAAGCTGCGCTCGGGGAAGTTCATCATCAACGCCATCGAGCAGCGCCAGCGCACCATCGAGCGCATCACCCGCGAGATCATCAAGCACCAGCACGAATTCTTCGAGGAGGGCGTCTCCAAGCTGAAGCCGCTCACGATGACCCAGATCGCGGATATCATCGGCGTCCACGAGACCACGGTCAGCCGCGCCCTCGCCAACAAATACATCAAGACCCCGCACGGTGTTTTTGAGATGAAATTCTTCTTCACCTCCGGCTACCAGTCGCAGGCCGGCGAGGCGGTGGCCAACACCAGCGTGAAGGAGATGATCGCCGACATCATCGCCGCAGAGGATCCCGGCGCGCCGCGGAGCGACCAGGAGATTGTCGGTCTGCTCGATGAGAAGGGCCTGAAGATCGCCCGCCGCACAGTGGCCAAGTATCGCGAGGAACTCGGCCTGCTGCCGAGCAACCTGCGCCGCCGCTACGACTGA
- the ubiE gene encoding bifunctional demethylmenaquinone methyltransferase/2-methoxy-6-polyprenyl-1,4-benzoquinol methylase UbiE — protein sequence MPDPKAVNSMFARIAGSYDIANHLLSGGVDYWWRQRLVRLVHDTKPSALLDLATGSGDVAFALADGLPEGARITGMDFCQPMLDEAVKKQAGYNRWSGIEFRQGDGMALPLPDQTFDVVTISFGLRNMADRHKSLSEMRRVLRPGGRLFVLEFSQPFFWFRPVYYAYLKFVLPLVAGIVTGDRSAYEYLCGSIEKFPNREAMSMEISRAGFTVVRAMPLTFGIVALHEAVA from the coding sequence ATGCCCGATCCCAAGGCCGTAAACAGCATGTTTGCCCGCATCGCCGGGAGCTACGACATCGCCAATCACCTCCTGAGTGGCGGGGTGGATTATTGGTGGCGCCAGCGTCTCGTCCGCTTGGTGCACGACACCAAACCCAGCGCGCTCCTAGATCTCGCTACGGGCAGTGGCGATGTGGCTTTTGCCTTGGCAGACGGTTTGCCTGAGGGTGCGCGAATCACGGGCATGGATTTTTGCCAACCGATGCTGGATGAGGCGGTTAAAAAGCAGGCCGGCTACAACCGGTGGTCCGGCATCGAATTCCGGCAAGGCGACGGCATGGCCCTGCCCCTGCCCGATCAGACCTTTGATGTGGTCACGATTTCCTTCGGCCTGCGCAATATGGCCGACCGGCACAAATCCCTCTCCGAGATGCGCCGGGTGCTGCGGCCGGGCGGGCGCCTCTTCGTGCTGGAATTTTCTCAGCCCTTTTTCTGGTTCCGCCCGGTTTACTACGCTTATCTCAAATTCGTGCTCCCCCTCGTGGCGGGCATCGTGACCGGCGACCGCTCGGCCTACGAATACCTGTGCGGTTCGATCGAGAAATTCCCCAATCGCGAGGCCATGAGCATGGAAATAAGTCGCGCGGGATTCACTGTCGTGCGGGCCATGCCGCTGACTTTCGGCATCGTAGCCCTGCACGAAGCCGTCGCCTGA
- the hisS gene encoding histidine--tRNA ligase gives MAGFQSLPGFREFYPEDFSRRQHIFHGWRKAANAFGFQEYDAPVLEPLELYTTKSGDEIEGQLFAFTDKGDRQVSLRPEMTPTVCRMVGAKAGALKRPIKWFSIAEFYRYERAQKGRLRAFNQFNADIFGEAGPEAEIELIALLIQCLAGFGLTKEDFYVRLSDRNLWFYYLEALGFDEAQTRGILSAVDRFEKMGDDAFKGYVEAHGALADDKQAKVLAFLKIKSLAELEAALAPFNSEKLAARLSDWRKVLDGVAAMGLAEFIAVDLGVVRGLAYYTGFVFEAFDRKGDLRALAGGGRYNDLVKKLGYADLPAVGFAIGDVTTGLLLEQRKLSPVYVGGPEIYVVIGGEAERKAAFADVQALRATGLRVEYPFKDLAFGKQFKAAAESGAKLALIYGGDELAKGVVKIRNLADRSEREVPRAEVLADVRSALGKG, from the coding sequence ATGGCCGGTTTTCAGTCGCTTCCAGGCTTCCGGGAGTTCTACCCGGAGGATTTTTCCCGTCGTCAGCATATTTTCCACGGCTGGCGCAAAGCCGCCAATGCGTTCGGCTTCCAAGAATACGACGCGCCCGTGCTCGAGCCGCTTGAGCTCTATACGACAAAGTCCGGCGACGAGATCGAGGGTCAGTTATTTGCCTTTACGGACAAGGGTGATCGTCAGGTTTCGCTGCGACCGGAGATGACCCCGACGGTGTGCCGCATGGTCGGCGCCAAGGCCGGAGCGCTGAAGCGCCCGATCAAGTGGTTCAGCATCGCGGAATTCTACCGCTACGAGCGCGCGCAGAAAGGCCGGCTTCGGGCTTTCAACCAGTTCAATGCCGACATCTTCGGCGAGGCCGGCCCCGAGGCCGAGATCGAACTCATCGCGTTGCTTATCCAGTGCCTGGCCGGGTTCGGGCTGACGAAAGAAGATTTCTACGTGCGGCTCAGTGATCGGAATCTTTGGTTCTATTACCTCGAAGCGCTTGGATTCGACGAGGCCCAGACGCGCGGCATCCTCTCGGCGGTGGATCGCTTCGAGAAGATGGGCGACGACGCCTTCAAGGGCTACGTGGAGGCGCACGGTGCGCTCGCCGACGACAAGCAGGCCAAGGTGCTGGCTTTCCTGAAGATCAAGAGTCTGGCGGAACTCGAGGCCGCGCTGGCGCCCTTCAATTCAGAGAAACTTGCCGCGCGCCTGTCCGACTGGCGCAAGGTCCTCGACGGCGTCGCCGCGATGGGCTTGGCCGAGTTCATCGCGGTGGACCTCGGCGTTGTGCGCGGGCTGGCCTATTACACGGGTTTCGTGTTCGAGGCCTTCGACCGCAAGGGCGACTTGCGCGCCCTGGCCGGCGGCGGCCGCTACAACGATCTCGTCAAGAAACTCGGTTACGCCGATCTGCCGGCGGTGGGCTTCGCGATTGGCGACGTCACGACCGGTTTGCTGTTGGAGCAGCGCAAACTATCTCCGGTCTACGTAGGCGGCCCAGAAATCTACGTGGTCATCGGCGGCGAGGCGGAACGCAAGGCCGCCTTCGCCGATGTGCAGGCGCTGCGGGCCACGGGCCTGCGGGTCGAGTATCCCTTCAAGGATCTCGCCTTTGGCAAGCAGTTCAAGGCGGCCGCGGAGTCCGGCGCGAAGCTGGCTCTCATCTACGGCGGAGACGAACTCGCCAAGGGGGTCGTGAAAATCCGCAATCTCGCCGACCGCAGCGAACGCGAAGTGCCGCGCGCGGAGGTGCTTGCCGATGTAAGGAGCGCGCTCGGCAAGGGTTGA
- a CDS encoding class I SAM-dependent rRNA methyltransferase translates to MSVSLKLKPNANARVLKGHPWVFANECEALLPAEHDGSVVECRDRTGRLLGTGICNSKSQIVWRRLSRERVTLDETFLRGALEKALARRQGLGSFRRLVWSESDDLPGLVVDQFGDTLVVQIQTLAMDRQAARLADLLAGLTGAAEIIFRNDSNLRKLEGLAPSVTTRSGKNWEPRWAEIDGFQYWLDLQGGQKTGFYLDQRLQHAAVAKYASGRRVLDAFCNQGSFALHCAKADAATVLGLDSAFDAVAQAKKNADRNGLKADFQGVNVFDWFTAQRDAAPAWDLIILDPPPFAKSKSALEGALRGYKELNLRAMKALTPGGVLATYTCSHHMQDSQLREVLADAAADAKRRVHVLEFCHQPADHPVLVTMPESEYLRGYILRVE, encoded by the coding sequence ATGTCCGTCAGCCTGAAACTCAAGCCCAACGCCAATGCCCGGGTTCTCAAGGGCCATCCGTGGGTGTTTGCGAACGAATGCGAGGCCCTGTTGCCCGCTGAACACGACGGCAGCGTTGTCGAGTGCCGCGACCGCACCGGACGCCTGCTCGGCACCGGCATCTGCAACAGCAAGTCGCAGATCGTCTGGCGCCGGCTGAGCCGCGAACGCGTGACGCTGGACGAGACCTTTCTACGGGGCGCGCTGGAAAAGGCCCTGGCGCGACGACAAGGCCTGGGCAGTTTCAGGCGGCTGGTGTGGTCGGAGTCCGACGATCTGCCGGGGCTGGTGGTGGACCAGTTTGGCGACACGCTGGTCGTACAGATCCAGACGCTCGCGATGGACCGGCAGGCTGCACGGCTCGCCGACCTGCTGGCCGGGCTGACCGGCGCGGCGGAGATCATCTTTCGCAACGATTCGAACCTGCGCAAACTGGAGGGGCTGGCCCCCTCGGTGACCACGCGTTCCGGGAAAAACTGGGAGCCGCGCTGGGCGGAGATCGACGGATTTCAGTACTGGCTCGACCTGCAGGGCGGACAGAAGACCGGATTCTACCTCGACCAGCGTCTGCAGCACGCCGCGGTGGCAAAGTATGCGTCCGGCCGGCGCGTGCTCGATGCGTTCTGCAACCAGGGCTCATTTGCGCTGCATTGCGCGAAGGCGGACGCGGCGACCGTGCTCGGCCTCGACAGCGCATTCGACGCCGTGGCCCAGGCGAAGAAGAACGCCGACCGCAACGGGCTGAAGGCGGATTTCCAGGGTGTGAACGTGTTCGACTGGTTCACCGCGCAGCGCGATGCGGCCCCGGCGTGGGATTTGATCATTCTCGATCCGCCGCCGTTCGCCAAGTCGAAGTCGGCGCTCGAAGGCGCGCTGCGCGGCTACAAGGAGCTGAACCTGCGGGCCATGAAAGCCCTTACGCCCGGCGGCGTGCTGGCGACCTACACCTGCTCGCATCACATGCAGGATTCACAGCTTCGTGAAGTGCTCGCCGACGCAGCCGCCGATGCCAAGCGCCGCGTGCATGTGCTGGAATTCTGCCACCAGCCCGCGGATCATCCGGTGCTCGTGACCATGCCCGAGAGCGAATACCTGCGGGGGTATATCCTGCGGGTGGAGTAA
- the erpA gene encoding iron-sulfur cluster insertion protein ErpA, translated as MITLTSRAARQVQSMHAAQGDAQKKLRVFVEGGGCSGFQYGMAFDLPKADDQTIETEGVQVLVDPTSLAYLSGTSIDFDDGLQGKGFEIRNPNAQSTCGCGKSFN; from the coding sequence ATGATCACCCTTACTTCCCGCGCGGCCCGTCAGGTGCAAAGCATGCATGCGGCCCAAGGTGACGCGCAGAAAAAGCTGCGCGTCTTTGTGGAGGGCGGTGGCTGCTCCGGATTTCAATACGGCATGGCCTTCGACCTGCCCAAGGCGGACGATCAGACCATCGAGACCGAGGGCGTGCAGGTGCTCGTTGATCCGACCAGCCTGGCCTACCTTAGCGGCACGAGCATCGATTTCGACGACGGACTGCAGGGCAAGGGCTTTGAAATTCGCAATCCCAACGCGCAGAGCACCTGTGGCTGCGGCAAGTCGTTCAATTGA
- a CDS encoding serine/threonine protein kinase, which produces MSGLKHIFNEIQYELTRKIAEGGMGLVYEALQRGSGNFRKVVAIKLIREEYSSIPEFQKNFIGEARLVADLIHTNIVQTYHLGQVGGQYFMTMEFVRGVNLEQFIERHTEQGRQIPVEIAAFIASRVCRGLNYAHSKRDSDGRLLGIVHRDVNPKNVMLAIEGDVKLTDFGIAKALDLMYNEEGKVIPGKDEYLSTEGASYAVTDGRSDLFALGIVLSEMLLGRNIFRGTSRLESRRNILTMPLPKFATLRADIDPKLETILLKALQRDRDKRYQNAYEMLTDLELYLYSDRYGPTNEKLAVYLAEIFPPDKPDTTPSVPASYQTRG; this is translated from the coding sequence GTGTCCGGCCTCAAACACATCTTCAACGAAATCCAATACGAGCTGACCCGGAAGATTGCCGAAGGCGGCATGGGGCTTGTCTATGAAGCCCTCCAGCGCGGCTCCGGCAATTTCCGCAAGGTCGTGGCCATCAAATTGATTCGGGAGGAGTACTCCAGCATCCCGGAGTTCCAGAAGAACTTCATCGGCGAGGCCCGCCTCGTGGCCGACCTCATCCACACCAACATCGTCCAGACGTATCACCTCGGCCAGGTGGGCGGGCAGTATTTCATGACGATGGAATTCGTCCGGGGGGTTAATCTGGAGCAGTTCATCGAGCGCCACACCGAGCAGGGACGGCAGATCCCGGTAGAAATCGCCGCCTTCATCGCCTCTCGCGTCTGCCGCGGCCTGAATTACGCCCACAGCAAACGCGACAGCGACGGCCGCCTCCTCGGCATCGTCCACCGCGACGTGAACCCCAAAAACGTCATGCTCGCCATCGAGGGCGACGTGAAGCTCACCGACTTCGGCATCGCGAAGGCCCTCGACCTCATGTATAATGAGGAAGGCAAGGTGATCCCGGGCAAGGACGAGTATCTCTCCACCGAGGGCGCCAGCTACGCGGTGACCGACGGCCGTTCCGACCTGTTTGCCCTGGGCATCGTGCTGAGCGAAATGCTGCTCGGCCGGAACATTTTCCGCGGCACCAGCCGCCTCGAGTCCCGGCGCAACATCCTCACGATGCCGCTGCCGAAGTTCGCGACGCTCCGGGCGGACATCGACCCCAAACTCGAGACCATCCTGCTCAAGGCGCTCCAGCGCGACCGCGACAAGCGTTATCAGAACGCCTACGAGATGCTGACGGATTTGGAGCTTTACCTCTACAGCGACCGCTACGGCCCCACCAACGAGAAGCTGGCGGTATATCTCGCCGAGATATTCCCGCCCGACAAGCCCGACACCACCCCCTCTGTCCCGGCCTCCTATCAAACCCGCGGCTAA
- a CDS encoding ankyrin repeat domain-containing protein — MEKADLHAVARKGGFAELSPGLLTAEALTARNASGNTPLHIAAKYGHLSQLPTGLLTPDLLLVKNDAGYTPLHLAAREGTLAEVPPALLTRDYLLTRSNSGLTPLHQAAASGFLDQLPAGLLTMELLLTRTDTGNTLLHEAAENGALNRIPTQFITLTTLTSTNVSGETVLHVAALNGHLDQVPRELLTADTLLRKTANHDTCLHAAAISGHLDQVPPEFLTHQNLVLASKSGHTPIHAAAESGNLGQIPRERLTLDLLISRNDFGDTPLHAAAVEGHLKDVPREFLNQATLTIRNYTGGTPIGAAIHNGHTDQLPVEFRPKPPSMVQKILYKTGFSRPPFG; from the coding sequence ATGGAGAAAGCCGATTTGCACGCCGTCGCCCGCAAGGGTGGCTTTGCCGAACTGTCCCCTGGTCTGCTGACGGCCGAGGCGTTGACCGCACGCAATGCCTCCGGAAACACCCCGCTGCACATCGCCGCCAAATACGGCCACCTGAGCCAGCTGCCCACCGGCCTGCTCACGCCCGATCTGCTGCTGGTTAAAAACGACGCCGGCTACACCCCGCTCCATCTGGCTGCCCGCGAAGGCACCCTGGCGGAAGTCCCCCCTGCGCTGCTGACCCGCGATTACCTGCTGACCCGCTCCAACAGCGGACTCACCCCGCTGCACCAGGCCGCCGCCTCCGGCTTTCTCGACCAATTGCCCGCGGGCCTGCTGACCATGGAGCTGCTGCTCACCCGGACCGACACCGGCAACACGCTCCTGCACGAGGCGGCCGAGAATGGGGCGCTGAACCGGATCCCCACGCAGTTTATCACCCTGACCACGCTCACCTCGACCAACGTCAGCGGCGAAACCGTGCTGCACGTCGCCGCGCTCAACGGCCACCTCGACCAGGTGCCCCGCGAACTGCTGACCGCCGACACCCTCCTCCGCAAGACCGCCAACCACGACACCTGCCTGCATGCCGCGGCCATTTCCGGCCACCTTGACCAGGTGCCGCCCGAATTTTTAACCCATCAGAATCTGGTGCTCGCCAGCAAGTCGGGGCACACTCCCATCCATGCCGCCGCCGAGTCCGGCAATCTCGGACAAATTCCGCGCGAACGGCTGACCCTCGATCTGCTCATTTCCCGCAACGACTTTGGTGACACCCCACTCCATGCCGCCGCCGTGGAAGGCCACCTCAAGGATGTGCCCCGCGAGTTCCTGAACCAGGCCACGCTGACGATCCGAAATTACACCGGCGGCACCCCGATCGGGGCCGCCATCCACAACGGCCACACCGATCAGCTGCCGGTGGAGTTTCGCCCCAAGCCGCCGAGCATGGTGCAGAAAATCCTCTACAAAACCGGATTTTCGCGCCCGCCTTTCGGCTGA